GTGCCTGCTCGGCCTTGCTGATCGTACGGTCGACGCGCGGCATGACCCACGGGGGCGTGCGCTGGAAGAGCGTGAGCTTGGCGGTCTTCGGCTGGATCGCCGGGACGATCTGGATGGCGGAGGCGCCCGTTCCGACCATCGCGACCCGCTTGCCCGCCAGGTCGTAGTCGTGGTCCCAGCGCGCGGAGTGGAAGACCTTGCCGGGGAAGGAGTCCAGCCCGGGTATGTCGGGCGTCTTGGGGTCGGAGAGCGGCCCGGTGGCGGATATGACGACATCCGCGCGCAGGGTCGTGCCGTTGGCGGACTCGATCACCCAGTACAGGTTCTCCTTGTCCCAGCTCATCAGCTTCACCTCGTGGTTCAGCCGGATGTGCGGGCGGAGCCCGAAGGTGTCGGCGACGCGCTCCAGGTAGGCCCGGATGTGCTCCTGGCCGGAGAAGGTGCGCGGCCAGTCGGGGTTGGGCGCGAAGGAGAAGGAGTAGAGGTGGGACGGTACGTCGCAGGCGCAGCCGGGATAGCTGTTGTCGCGCCAGGTGCCGCCCACCGAGTCGGCGCGCTCCAGGACGACGAAGTCGGTGATGCCTTCGCGGCGCAGCCGGACGGCGGCCCCCAGGCCCCCGAATCCGGTTCCGATCACCGCCACACGTACGTGCTCGTGCTGGGCCATGCTGCCGCCTCCCGCGGTACGTCACACGATTACGCCAGCAATCACTGGCATGGTTCGGAGAGTAGAGCAGGCTCGTACCGATGGGTAGGGGTCCGACCGAGGAAAGTTACCGGCGGTACAACATAGGGTGCCCCTGTGGCTGAAGGACGCGAGGACCGCGAATACCGCATGGAGGAGCTGGCCGAGGAGGCCGGCATCACCGTGCGGACCCTGCGCTTCTACCGGGAGCGCGGCCTGATCCCGCCACCCCGCCGCGAGGGCCGGATCGCCTGGTACGGCGGCCACCACCTGGCCCGCCTGCGGACCATCACGGGCCTGCTGGAGCGCGGCCACACCCTCAACGGCATCGCGGATCTGGCCGCCACCTTCGAGAGCGGGCGCGATGTCGCCGAGGTGCTGGGGCTCGGCGAGCCGACCGAGGAGACCCCGGTCCGGCTCACCCCGGAGCAGCTCGCCGACTACTTCGAGGGCGAGGTGACCCCGGAGAACCTGGCCACCGCGCTGGATCTGGGCTATCTCGCCACCGACGGCGACGAGATCGTCCACATCAGCCGGCGTCTGCTGGAGGTCTCGGCAGAGCTCGTACGGGAAGGGGTGCCGCTCGCCACGGTGCTCTCCTCGGGCCGCCGCGTCCGCGAGCACGCGGACGCTCTCGCCGAAATCTTCGTACGCGTACTGCATGCCCACGCCACCGAGACCGAACCGGCCCAACTCCGGCCACTGGCCCGCGCGGTGGTGGACGCGGAGCTGTCGATGGCGCTGGACCGGCGGCTGCGCCGCGAGGACGGCACGCAGCCGCCGAAAGCCGGCTGACCGGAACTACCGCTCGTACACGACCGTCACCGGCGCATGGTCGCTCCACCGCTCGTCGTGCGTGGCGGCCCGCTCCACCCACGCCTTGACCGCACGCGCGGCAAGCCCCGGCGTGGCGATCTGGTAGTCGATACGCCACCCCGCGTCGTTGTCGAAGGCGCGCCCCCGGTAGGACCACCAGCTGTACGGCCCCGCCGCGTCCGGGTGCAGCTGCCGTACGACGTCGACGTACGCGGCCTCCTCGAAGACCCGGGTCAGCCAGGCCCGCTCCTCGGGGAGGAAGCCGGAGTTCTTCCGGTTGGCCTTCCAGTTCTTCAGGTCGGCCTCCTGGTGCGCGATGTTCCAGTCACCGCAGACCACGACCTCACGCCCGTCCGCCGCCGCGCGCCCCTTCAGACCCTGGAGGTAGGGCAGGAAGGCCGCCATGAAGCGCTCCTTCTCGTCCTGCCGCTCCGTGCCCACCTCGCCGGAGGGCAGGTACAGGCTCGCGACGGTCACACCGGGCAGGTCGATCTCGACGTACCGGCCGCTCGCGTCGAACTCCTCGGCCCCGGGTACGCCGAACCCGCCGAAGCCGATCTGGACCCGCTCCGGCGCCTGCCGGGAGTAGAGGGAGACCCCGGCGCGCCCCTTGGCGGCGGCGGGGGCGTGCACGGTGTGCCAGCCCTCGGGGGTACGGACCTCCTCGGCCAGCTGGCCGGGCTCGGCACGGACCTCCTGGAGGCAGACCACATCGGCCTCGGTGTCCGCCAGCCATTCCACGAAGCCCTTCTTCGCGGCGGCCCGGAGCCCATTAACATTCACAGATGTAACAGTCAGCATCCGGAAACAGTACCTACCCCACCCCCACTCATAGATATACGATACTCAGCATGAACATCCGGCCATCCCGCTTCGACCACCCCGACGCCGTCAAACTCAACGACCAGGTCCAGCTCGAATACGCCGAGCGCTACGGCGACGAGGGCGATGTCACCTACCTCGACCCGGCCATGTTCGTACCGCCGCACGGTCTGTACCTGCTCGCCTACGACGAGCTGGAGCGCCCGGTGGCGACCGGTGGCTGGCGGACCCAGGACCGAAACGACGAGGGCTACGGGGACGGTGACGCCGAGATCAAGCGGATGTTCGTGATCCCCGAGGGGCGCGGCCGTGGTCTGGCCCGCCGGATGCTCGCCGCCCTGGAGGAGGACGCCCGGGCCGCCGGCCGGGTCCGGATGGTCCTGGAGACCGGCGACCAGCAGCCGGAGGCGGTCGCGCTGTACACCTCGTGCGGCTACACGGTCTGCGAGGAGAGGTTCGGCCACTACCGGACGTACGACAGCAGCATCTGCATGGCCAAGCCGCTCCGGCAGCCCTGACGCCTCACTGGGGCGTGGCCAGCACCTGCGTCCAGTAGGGGCCGCGCGGAGAGTCGGCGATGCCCACGCCCACGTGCGTGAAGTTGCAGTTGAGGATGTCGTCGTCCCGGCCGGGGCTGCGGCGCCACTGCTCGGCGACGGCGGCGGGATCGGCGTTCCCGGTGGCGATGGTCTCGCCGACGGCGGTCCACCGATAGCCGGAGTCGGTCACCCGGTCGCCCATGTTCCGGCCCGTGGAGTCCGTGTGGTCGAAATAGTCGCGGGCCGCCATGTCCTCGGAGTGGCGCTGGGCGACCTCGGTGAGCCGGGGATCGGTGGTCAGCTGCGGGCAGTCGTTGTGGGCGCGCAGGGTGTTGACCTCGGCGACCAGGAGCGTCTCGGGGCGGGGCCGCGCCCGGGGCGCCGCGCTCGGGGACGGCGGCGGCGCCACGGTGGACGGCGAGGCGCTCGGCGCGGTCGGGCTCGGCGTCGGTGACGGCGTGGCGGTGGGCGTCGGGGACACGGACGGGGTGGCCGCCGCCGTCGTCGTGACGGGCGCGGGCGCCGGGAGCTGCGTCGTACCCCCCTCGGCGCGGGGTGCGGGCGGAGCGGGCGCGGACGGCCACAGGAGTACGGCGATCGAGGTCACGGCGGCCGCCGCGGCAACGAGCCCCGCCGCCTTCCCCGCCGAGAACGCGGCCGGAGCCACGGCCGGGGCGACAGCGGCGGCGGCGTGCTGGCCCCCCTCGTACAACGGCACCACCAGAGCGAGCCCCGAAAGCAGCCCCTCCGGCGGTACGAGCCCCGAAGCGCCGGCCGAGCAGGAGGCGCAGCCGCGTATGTGGCGGGCTATGCGCTTGCGCCACAGGGGGGTGGGCGCCCCGTCCCAGTCGGCGACCAGGTCGCCCAGGATCGGGCAGCGGGGTTCGGCGGCCAGCGCCCGGACGACTGCGCGCCCGACGTCGAGTTGGTTCTTCACCCGCTGTACGCGTACGGCGGCGTGCTGCGGGGAGAGGCCGAGGGCCTCCGCCAGTTCGGCCCGGGTGAGTTCGCCGGTGGTTTCCAGCCACCACAGGGAGAGCACATCGCGTTCCGCGTCGTCCAGCCAGCGGGTCGCCTCGGCGGTCTCGCGCCGCTGGCCGGAGAGCTCCAGGCGCAGGATGGTCAGGTCGACGAAGTCGGCGGCCGGGTCGGCGGGCTCGTCGGCCTCCTCCAGCGCGGCGGGGCGGTGGCCGAGCACGGACCAGCGGGTGCGGACCTGGTTCATGGCGATGGCCACCAGCCAGGACCGGAACCGGGTGGGATCGCGCAGCGAGGAGAGGCCGGAGAGCGCCCGGAGCATGGTCTCCTGCACCACGTCGTCCACGTCCGGGTGGCCGTTGAGGGCCCGGCCCACGACGTTGTAGACGAGCGGCAGGTAGAGGGCGGCGAGCCGCTCCCCGGCTCCCTGGTCCCCGTCCCTGGCCGCGACGACCAGAGCGGTGACGTCCACACCGTTGACGCTGTTCACCACGTGCTCACTTCCTCGGGCCGTGCGGAGGACGCCAGGCAGCGCACCCTCGGAGTGTGGGGCAGGTCACTCCTGGGGGTTTTGTTATCCGGTCCCTCTCCGGTGGTCAACCAGTATGCGGGGGCCTTGCGGATGCCCTGCGGCGGGAGTGCCGGGATGGGGGAGGGACATGTCGAGCAGGATGGAAGCGGGCGTCGGACTGCCGGACGCCGAGGGCGGACGAAGCGCCACGGGCGCCACGAACGCCCGTGACCTGCGGGCCACGCTGAAGGCGGGGTCGGCGGAAGGCCCTCACCATGGCGGACGGCCGGCGGGCGGACCCCCTCCCCACGGCGGGCCGTCGGCCGGAGTCCCTCCCCACGGCGGGTCCTCGTCGGCCGATACCTCCCCCCACGGCCGGGCCTCGTCGGCCACGGCCTCCCCGCACGGCGGGTCGTCGGCCGGGGCCCCCTCCCACGGCGGGTCGTCCTCGGGCGACTCCCCTCCCCCGGGCGCCGACGCCTTCCCGGCGGCCCTGCGGGAGGCGCTGGGCCGGCGCGGGCTCTCCCTGGAGCGGGTGAGCGAGCGGCTCAGGGCGCGCGGTATCGGGGTCAGCCAGGCCACGTTGAGCAGTTGGCAGCGCGGCCGCAGCCAGCCGGAGCGGGCCCGGTCGCTGCGGGCCGTGGAGGTGCTGGAGGAGATCCTGGACCTGCCGGGCGGGGCGCTGCGCTCGCTGCTCGGCCCGCGCCGCCCGCGCGGCCGGATCGCACCGGCCCGGGGCGAGGGAGCGGCCCTTCAGGTGCTGGGCGAGGACTCGGTGGTGGAGAAGGCGCTCGGCGAGCGGTTCCGCCACTTCAACCAGGAGACCAGCTCGCTGCTGATCCACGACATCGTACGGCTGGGCCCGAGCGGAACGCTGAGCAGCATCAGCACGACCAATGTGCTGCGGGCCAGCCGCGCCGGAGCCGACCGCGCGCTCTTCGTGCTCAGCTTCGACGACGAACAGGCCGAGCCACTCGACATCCGTGTCAACAGCGGACGGCTGGGCGAGGCCACGTACCTCAAGGGACTCAAATCCCTGGTGCTGGAAATCCACTTCGGCCGCGAACTCGCCAAACTCGATACGACAGTGGTGAGTTACTCGGTCGATGTGAGCCCCTCCCGGGAACCGGCAACGCACTACGAACGGTGGTCGCGGGCGAATCTGCACGAATACCTTCAGCAGGTGTTCTTCCATCCGGACGCGCTTCCCTCGGGCTGCCGGCGGTACTTCCGGGACCAGGTGGGCGCCCCGCCCCGCGCGCAGCGACGCATTTCGATGAACGATTCCCACAGCACCCACGTGCTCGCCTCCCGCTGCAAACCCGGAGTGCACGGAGTGGCCTGGGATTTCGAGGCGCCGGAATGACGAACACGACGGAATGACGGACACGTTGGAAACGGGAGACCGCCCAGGGTCAGTGGACGGTCTCCCGCGTATGCGGCACCTTCACCCGGTCGGGGCTACTTGGTGTTGAGCGTCAGCCCGTAGTACGCGAGGGCGTCGTCCAGCGGCTGGAAGTACGACGAACCGGGCGAGTTCACCTGGCCGTTGCACCGCTGGCTGATCGGCCCGCCGGAGGTCATCCCCTGGGCCTGGTTGCCGGAGACGTACGCGCCTCCGCTGTCCCCGCCCTGGGTGCAGACGGTGGAGCTGGCGAGACCGGTCACGACGGTGTCCGGACCGCCGTTCTGGTCGGTGTAGGTGACGCTGACGTTGTACGAGCCGACCTTGCCGCAGGTCCAGCCGGTGGTCTGGCCGGCCTTGCAGAGTGCCGAACCCTGCGGGGCCCGCTGGCTGCCCCGGACGGCGACGGTGCCCGCCTTGCCGTACGTGGTGATGTCCAGGCCGATGGAGTGGCCGGAGTCCACGGAGGCGATGCCCATGTCCACGCTGCGGGTGCCGAGCGCGAACCGGGTGTGGGTGCCCTTGGCGAACCGGGTCCCGTTGTAGGCCAGTGCGGGCAGGTCCTCGATGCAGTGCCCGGCGGTCACGAGCACCTGCTTGCCGTTGCGGTCCTTCGCCCCGTACCCGACGGAGCAGAGGTAGCCGTTGAACGTCATACGGCTGCCCGGCGGTACGACGGCCTGCGTCTCCAGCTTCTCCTGGCCCTGGACGACCCGTACGGCGTCGCCGTTGCTCTTCGCGGCCTTGAGGAAGGTACGGGTGGCGGCGTCGGAGGCCCCGTTGACCTCGACGGTCACGGTGTCGGAGGCGAGATCCACGGACCATGCCGACACTCCGGCCGGGGCGCTCTTGAGCGCCTTGGCGTCGAGTTGGGCCTTGATCCGGTTCAGCTCGCCCTCACCACGCTCCGGGACCCGTGCTGCGAGTCCCGCCGCCTTGACCTCCTTCGCCGCCCGCGCGTCGGCGGCGTTGACGACGAGCGTCCCGTCCTCGGCGAAGAAGGCCCGAGGGTGGAGACCTTCTCGGCCCGCAGCTTCGCGAACCGGCCCTGCTGCCGCGCTTCTTCATCCAGCCGTTCGACGGCTTCCCGCTCGCTCACACCCAGGGTGGTGGCGAGAGCCTGGACCATCTCCGGCTGGTACTTCAGCGGTGCGGATTCCGCCGCACCGGCGTAAGCCCCTGTGGCGACTCCGGCCGACAGGAGGGCGCCGATGGAGGCCGCCACGATGTATCTGCGCGCGTTCTTCTTTCCGTGCTTCACGCGATTCCTTCCGCTACACGGGCGAGCGTCCAGACAATGGGGGGGGTGGCCACACCGCGCTTGGGGACACGCGATGTGTTCCATGGACACTGCCCGACGGCGATGACATGTTCCTGTCGCCGCGCATCGAACTCTCGCGTAATCGGAACTGCCGCGACAAGGACCGGAGATGGGGCTCTTATCTACAGAACTGGCCGAGAACTGTAGAGAAACACGACGGAAACACAACGAGCGGGTGCCTCGGCCGGAACTCCGGCCGGGCACCCGCCCGGACCCGTCACCCACCGCGACGGGCCACGAGACGGGTCGCACAGCGCCCGACGGGCCACCACGGGCCGCATCGCCAGAGCTCTCGACTTCCCGGAGATCTTCTTCGAAGGTCCGGATCTGGACGAGCTGCCGGCCGACGGCATCTCCTGGAGAACCCGCCCGGTACGAGGGCTGGGCGCTGGAGGATGGACAGGCCGCCGCTGCGGCGGCACCGACACTCCGGACGGCCGCCCTCGCCGAGAGCGGCAAGGCGCCTGCGGCCGCCTGTCCCAACACCCGCGGCGCTGCTCGCGCATGGCGGGCGTGAAGGCCTCCCACGCGCCCTCCGACGCCGTTCCCCGGGCGGCTCCGCCACATCCCGAACCGCAGGAACAGCGGCCTCCGCGTGGCACCAGCCTGAGAAACGCGAAATCCCGCCCAGTTGAAACAACTGGGCGGGATTTCGCGGACCGTTCCCGAGCGAACTCCGGAACGATCATGTTGTGGACCTGTGGGGATTTGAACCCCAGACCCCCTCGATGCGAACGAGGTGCGCTACCAGACTGCGCCACAGGCCCTTGCAACGAGTGAAACTCTAGCACCCCTACCCGGGTGCTTGGAAATCCGCTCCTCCGCTGGTCAGCGGTGCCGGGGTTCCGCCGGTCTCATTCGTTGGCCGCGCGGGGCCGGTCCTCGTCGTCGTACTGGTCGAAGAGGGGGGTCCGGCCCCGGTCGCGGGTGCGGCGGGACTGGTTGGTGCGCTGGCGTGGCGCCGGGTCCACCGCAGGGGCGGTCGGGTGCGACGTGCCGGTCTGGGTGGGCTCGGCCGTGCTGGAGCGGGCCGCGCTCCAGGTCTCCGGGTCGCCGACCTCGACGCCGCCGGTGGCCCGGGGGGCGACGGGGGCGGTGACATAGGTGGGGAGCGGTACGGGAACGGGCTCCCAGCTGTCGCCCTGGACCCGGCCGCGTTCGCGCTGCTGGTCCACCCACTCCGCGTGGTCCGTCTGCTCCACGAGGGCGCGGCGACCGGCTTCCTGCGGGGAGACGGTGGGAGTGGGTTCCGGCTCCGGGTGGTGGGCTTCGGAGTCGTCGTCCTGGTCGGCGGGGGTGGAGGCGGCGGGCTGGTGCCCGCGGGGACGGTTCTCACGCAGGCGCTGCGCCGCCACCTCGGCCCGGCGGCGGTCCATGGTGAACGCGAACCGGCGCCGCTCCTGGGCACGCAGATGCACGATGTACGTGCTCAGCAGCACGGCGGGGACGGCCGGCGCCCAGAGGAAGCCGAGTCCGCCGACCGCGGCCACGACCGCGCCGAGGGTGAAGGCCAGGAAGAGGACCACCGTTGTCCGCCTGCGCCGCGCCAGGACCTGGGAGCGCTGGGCGCGCCGGGCCCGCTCGGCGTCGGCGGCTTCGGTGCGCGGGCGGCGCTGGTCCGGGGGTCCGGGGGGCGCGGGGCGCTCGCCGGACCGGCGGTCGTGCGCTTGGCGGTCCGGTGGCTGGTGCCCCGGGCGCCGGTCGTGCGCCTGGCGTTCGGAAGCATGGGGGCCAGGGGCTCGCTCGGGAGCGTGCGCCGGGTCCTGCACCCTGACTTCCGTATGCGCCGGAGGCGCGGCAAAGGCCCGGACGTCGACGGAATCCATACGGTCCGTCTCGGCGTCCGGGTCGACGTCGGGCCCCGCCTCCTCGGCGGTGCGCTCCCGCAGCTCCCTGGCGTACCGGCGCTCCATCGCCGCCCGTCCGGACAGCAGCCGGATGGCGGTGCTGAAGCGTTCCGTCGGACGGGCTTCGTTGAGCTCGTCCTGCCTGCGGAGCCACATCGGCACCAAGTAGGCGGCCCAGGCCCCGACGATGACTGCGTAGATGAGGCCGCTGCTGCTCACGCTCACACCGTAGAGGGGTTTACGCGGAGGCATCCGCCAATTGGCCCGGTGTGTCGCACGATCCGGCTGATATCACGGACTTTTTTTGTGATTGATCGGATCAACAGTCACCGATAGTGCGACCCATTGCTGCCATCCGTCGATCAAATTCGAACATCTATTTTATTTCGCCGGGCTGTCCGTGGCTTCGCGGGGCCGTCGGCCGCGTACGGCGCCAGCGCCGGAGCATGCCCTCGGGCACCTCATCGGCCGTGAGCGCGAAGACCAGATGGTCCCGCCAGGCCCCGTCGATGTGCAGATAGCGCGGGCGCACGCCCTCGGAGCGGAACCCGAGCTTCTCCACCACCCGGCGGCTCGGCGCGTTCTCCGGGCGGATACAGACCTCGATGCGGTGCAGCCCCACCGAGCGGAAGCAGTGGTCGACGGCGAGCGCCACGGCCGTCGGCATCACTCCGCGCCCTGCGACGCCCTGGTCGACCCAGTAGCCGATATGACCCGAGCACATCGAACCCCAGGTGATCCCCGCGACCGTGAGCTGGCCGACGAGCCGGCCCTCGTACTCGATGGCGAACGGCAGCATCCGCCCGGCGTGCGCTTCGGCGCGCAGGTGGCGGACCATCTGGCGGTAGGTGGGCCGCTGGGCGACCGGCCCGCCTGGCGCGGGCGGCGGGACGGTCGCCTCCCAGGGGCGCAGCCAGTCGCGGTTGCGCCGGTTGACCTCACGCCACACCCGCTGGTCGCGCATCTTTATCGGGCGCAGGACGATCTCGCCGTCGGTCAGCGTCACCGGCCAGGTCGCGATGTTCAGCTCGGGCTCCCCGGTCGGGGGTGGTCGCCGCCGCGGAGCTGGTCGACGGCGTGCACCAGGAGCCGGGACAGGACCGCGAGGCCGTCGCGGACCCCGCCGGTGGAGCCGGGCAGGTTGACGATCAGGGTGCGGGAGGCGACGCCCGCGAGGCCCCGGGAGAGCGCGGCCGTCGGGACCTTGGCGAGCCCCTCGGCCCGGATCGCCTCGGGGATGCCGGGGATCTCGTGGTCCAGGACGCGGCGGGTGGCCTCGGGGGTGGCGTCGGTGGGAGAGATGCCCGTACCGCCGGTGGTGACGATCACGTCGTACCCGGCGGCGACTCCGGCGCGCAGGGCCGCCTCGACCGGGTCGCCGTCGGGGACGACCTGCGGGCCCTCGACCGTGAAGCCGAGGGAGGTGAGCCCTTCGGCGATCAGGGGGCCGCCCTTGTCCGCGTAGACCCCGGCGGAGGCCCGGTTGGAGGCGGTGACGACGAGGGCGCGATAGCCGGGCTCCGGCGCCTGCGCGGGCTGTTCGTGGCCGGGGGCTCCGGACTCGGGCGGCCTCACGCGTCCGGTCCCGCCGGCACGGGGCGCCGGTAGTCGCCGGACTTGCCGCCCGACTTCGCCTCGACCCGTACGTCGGTGATGACCGCGCTCTTGTCGACGGCCTTCACCATGTCGATCACCGTCAGGGCCGCCACCGACACCGCCGTCAGGGCCTCCATCTCGACACCCGTGCGGTCCGTCGTCTTCACGGTGGCCGTGATCTCCACCGCGTCATCGGCCACGCTCAGGTCGACCTTCACCCCGGAGACGGCCAGCGGGTGGCAGAGCGGGATCAGGTCCGGGGTGCGCTTGGCCCC
This DNA window, taken from Streptomyces griseus subsp. griseus, encodes the following:
- a CDS encoding MerR family transcriptional regulator, yielding MEELAEEAGITVRTLRFYRERGLIPPPRREGRIAWYGGHHLARLRTITGLLERGHTLNGIADLAATFESGRDVAEVLGLGEPTEETPVRLTPEQLADYFEGEVTPENLATALDLGYLATDGDEIVHISRRLLEVSAELVREGVPLATVLSSGRRVREHADALAEIFVRVLHAHATETEPAQLRPLARAVVDAELSMALDRRLRREDGTQPPKAG
- a CDS encoding exodeoxyribonuclease III, whose product is MLTVTSVNVNGLRAAAKKGFVEWLADTEADVVCLQEVRAEPGQLAEEVRTPEGWHTVHAPAAAKGRAGVSLYSRQAPERVQIGFGGFGVPGAEEFDASGRYVEIDLPGVTVASLYLPSGEVGTERQDEKERFMAAFLPYLQGLKGRAAADGREVVVCGDWNIAHQEADLKNWKANRKNSGFLPEERAWLTRVFEEAAYVDVVRQLHPDAAGPYSWWSYRGRAFDNDAGWRIDYQIATPGLAARAVKAWVERAATHDERWSDHAPVTVVYER
- a CDS encoding GNAT family N-acetyltransferase yields the protein MNIRPSRFDHPDAVKLNDQVQLEYAERYGDEGDVTYLDPAMFVPPHGLYLLAYDELERPVATGGWRTQDRNDEGYGDGDAEIKRMFVIPEGRGRGLARRMLAALEEDARAAGRVRMVLETGDQQPEAVALYTSCGYTVCEERFGHYRTYDSSICMAKPLRQP
- a CDS encoding sigma-70 family RNA polymerase sigma factor is translated as MVNSVNGVDVTALVVAARDGDQGAGERLAALYLPLVYNVVGRALNGHPDVDDVVQETMLRALSGLSSLRDPTRFRSWLVAIAMNQVRTRWSVLGHRPAALEEADEPADPAADFVDLTILRLELSGQRRETAEATRWLDDAERDVLSLWWLETTGELTRAELAEALGLSPQHAAVRVQRVKNQLDVGRAVVRALAAEPRCPILGDLVADWDGAPTPLWRKRIARHIRGCASCSAGASGLVPPEGLLSGLALVVPLYEGGQHAAAAVAPAVAPAAFSAGKAAGLVAAAAAVTSIAVLLWPSAPAPPAPRAEGGTTQLPAPAPVTTTAAATPSVSPTPTATPSPTPSPTAPSASPSTVAPPPSPSAAPRARPRPETLLVAEVNTLRAHNDCPQLTTDPRLTEVAQRHSEDMAARDYFDHTDSTGRNMGDRVTDSGYRWTAVGETIATGNADPAAVAEQWRRSPGRDDDILNCNFTHVGVGIADSPRGPYWTQVLATPQ
- a CDS encoding helix-turn-helix domain-containing protein — translated: MEAGVGLPDAEGGRSATGATNARDLRATLKAGSAEGPHHGGRPAGGPPPHGGPSAGVPPHGGSSSADTSPHGRASSATASPHGGSSAGAPSHGGSSSGDSPPPGADAFPAALREALGRRGLSLERVSERLRARGIGVSQATLSSWQRGRSQPERARSLRAVEVLEEILDLPGGALRSLLGPRRPRGRIAPARGEGAALQVLGEDSVVEKALGERFRHFNQETSSLLIHDIVRLGPSGTLSSISTTNVLRASRAGADRALFVLSFDDEQAEPLDIRVNSGRLGEATYLKGLKSLVLEIHFGRELAKLDTTVVSYSVDVSPSREPATHYERWSRANLHEYLQQVFFHPDALPSGCRRYFRDQVGAPPRAQRRISMNDSHSTHVLASRCKPGVHGVAWDFEAPE
- the glpR gene encoding gephyrin-like molybdotransferase receptor GlpR, with product MPPRKPLYGVSVSSSGLIYAVIVGAWAAYLVPMWLRRQDELNEARPTERFSTAIRLLSGRAAMERRYARELRERTAEEAGPDVDPDAETDRMDSVDVRAFAAPPAHTEVRVQDPAHAPERAPGPHASERQAHDRRPGHQPPDRQAHDRRSGERPAPPGPPDQRRPRTEAADAERARRAQRSQVLARRRRTTVVLFLAFTLGAVVAAVGGLGFLWAPAVPAVLLSTYIVHLRAQERRRFAFTMDRRRAEVAAQRLRENRPRGHQPAASTPADQDDDSEAHHPEPEPTPTVSPQEAGRRALVEQTDHAEWVDQQRERGRVQGDSWEPVPVPLPTYVTAPVAPRATGGVEVGDPETWSAARSSTAEPTQTGTSHPTAPAVDPAPRQRTNQSRRTRDRGRTPLFDQYDDEDRPRAANE
- a CDS encoding GNAT family N-acetyltransferase; protein product: MTLTDGEIVLRPIKMRDQRVWREVNRRNRDWLRPWEATVPPPAPGGPVAQRPTYRQMVRHLRAEAHAGRMLPFAIEYEGRLVGQLTVAGITWGSMCSGHIGYWVDQGVAGRGVMPTAVALAVDHCFRSVGLHRIEVCIRPENAPSRRVVEKLGFRSEGVRPRYLHIDGAWRDHLVFALTADEVPEGMLRRWRRTRPTAPRSHGQPGEIK
- a CDS encoding molybdenum cofactor biosynthesis protein B; translation: MRPPESGAPGHEQPAQAPEPGYRALVVTASNRASAGVYADKGGPLIAEGLTSLGFTVEGPQVVPDGDPVEAALRAGVAAGYDVIVTTGGTGISPTDATPEATRRVLDHEIPGIPEAIRAEGLAKVPTAALSRGLAGVASRTLIVNLPGSTGGVRDGLAVLSRLLVHAVDQLRGGDHPRPGSPS
- the moaC gene encoding cyclic pyranopterin monophosphate synthase MoaC; the protein is MSTQNRLTHIDEAGAARMVDVSEKDVTTRVARASGRVLVSPRVIELLRGEGVPKGDALATARIAGIMGAKRTPDLIPLCHPLAVSGVKVDLSVADDAVEITATVKTTDRTGVEMEALTAVSVAALTVIDMVKAVDKSAVITDVRVEAKSGGKSGDYRRPVPAGPDA